A genomic region of Phenylobacterium parvum contains the following coding sequences:
- a CDS encoding ATP-dependent DNA helicase, producing the protein MTLPPALVVLPGPKAALTGAVGAVRLAPPEARERFAQDRLLVAHAALTARRLGAAAPPRSPRLLDVLELFAFVRPGAFTAPSAAGLALALGEPEPLGPEAMAIALARVAERLLDELAETPTPSREEALAVAETLARGGWAWGEPVVAALRSRPVSNAFRSSGLDVWARLEEWEDPGPPGDPGSVPVSPEAAVRRLGELLERAGLDEARTAQAEYAREAAFVFRPRDRENEPNMLLAEAGTGIGKTLGYLAPASLWAEANGPSVWISTYTRALQRQIERESAVLFPDPAERARRAVVRKGRENYLCLLNFQDLVNTAQLGAADLIGLGLTARWIRTSRDGDMTGGDFPAWLPGLFAVPPAGQAAAGNLVDRRGECIHAGCAHYRTCFVEKAIRASRRADIVIANHALVMSQAAFDGARAGRGAPDDPETTRLRRVVFDEGHHLFDAADAAFSTALSGQETVELRRWIRGSERRGRRGRGLEARLADLVGADGPARQALNDVVHAAGRLPSEGWSGRLSSGDPEAPQGPVEAFLAAMAVQLRARAEPTDLAPACAARPALPEAIAAARAVASALADIEAPLLALTRTLEDLLDQGAETLTGAERGRIEGVLRGLDRRARMTLPAWRGMLSTLDAEVAGEDPDFVDWFEGVVINGRLADAAFRRHWVDPTEPLVRTVLEPAHGVLVTSATLTDSAAEDPFDLAELRSGGRRLASPPAHLRLASPFDYAACARAFVVTDVNKNDARQVGAALRELFLAAGGGGLGLFTAIRRLRAVHEQIAAALGDRGLSLYAQHVDPLEVGALVDIFRAELDSCLLGTDAVRDGVDVPGRSLRLLVFDRAPWPRPDLLHKARRARFGSGWDDAIARGRIAQAFGRLIRRADDRGVFVMLDSATPTRLFGALPEGVVLQRVTLVEALEATRDFLGEG; encoded by the coding sequence GTGACCCTTCCCCCCGCCCTCGTCGTCCTGCCGGGCCCCAAGGCCGCCCTCACCGGCGCCGTGGGCGCCGTCCGGCTGGCGCCGCCCGAGGCCCGGGAGCGGTTCGCTCAGGACCGGCTGCTCGTGGCCCATGCGGCCCTCACCGCCCGCCGGCTGGGCGCCGCCGCCCCGCCGCGCTCGCCACGCCTGCTGGACGTGCTGGAGCTCTTCGCCTTCGTCCGGCCGGGCGCCTTCACCGCCCCCTCCGCCGCCGGCCTCGCCCTGGCCCTGGGAGAGCCCGAGCCCCTGGGTCCCGAGGCCATGGCCATCGCCCTCGCCCGGGTCGCCGAAAGGTTGCTGGACGAACTCGCGGAGACCCCCACCCCCTCCCGCGAGGAGGCCCTGGCCGTGGCCGAGACCCTGGCCCGGGGGGGCTGGGCCTGGGGCGAGCCGGTGGTGGCCGCCCTGCGGTCCCGCCCCGTCTCCAACGCCTTCCGCAGCTCGGGCCTCGACGTCTGGGCCCGGCTGGAGGAGTGGGAGGACCCAGGACCGCCGGGCGATCCGGGAAGCGTCCCGGTCTCGCCTGAGGCCGCCGTCCGCCGGCTGGGCGAACTCCTGGAGCGAGCCGGCCTCGACGAGGCCCGTACGGCCCAGGCCGAGTACGCCCGCGAGGCCGCCTTCGTCTTTCGGCCGCGCGACCGCGAGAACGAACCCAACATGCTGCTCGCCGAGGCGGGAACCGGGATCGGCAAGACCCTGGGCTACCTCGCCCCCGCCTCCCTCTGGGCCGAGGCGAACGGCCCCTCGGTGTGGATCTCCACCTACACCCGGGCCCTGCAGCGGCAGATCGAACGCGAGAGCGCCGTCCTCTTTCCCGACCCGGCCGAGCGGGCGCGCCGGGCCGTCGTGCGCAAGGGCCGCGAGAACTATCTCTGCCTCCTGAACTTCCAGGACCTGGTGAACACCGCCCAGCTGGGCGCGGCGGACCTGATCGGCCTGGGGCTCACCGCGCGCTGGATCCGCACCAGCCGGGACGGGGACATGACCGGAGGCGACTTCCCCGCCTGGCTGCCGGGCCTGTTCGCCGTCCCGCCCGCCGGGCAGGCGGCGGCGGGCAACCTGGTCGACCGGCGGGGAGAGTGCATCCACGCCGGCTGTGCGCACTACCGGACCTGTTTCGTCGAGAAGGCCATCCGCGCCTCACGCCGGGCTGACATCGTCATCGCCAACCACGCCCTGGTCATGTCCCAGGCGGCCTTCGACGGCGCGCGGGCGGGTCGCGGCGCGCCCGACGATCCGGAGACCACCCGCCTTCGCCGGGTGGTGTTCGACGAGGGCCATCACCTGTTCGACGCCGCCGACGCGGCCTTCTCCACGGCCCTGTCGGGCCAGGAGACGGTCGAGCTGAGGCGCTGGATCCGGGGCTCCGAGCGGCGCGGCCGCCGGGGCCGCGGGCTGGAAGCGCGGCTGGCCGACCTGGTGGGCGCCGACGGTCCCGCCCGGCAGGCGCTGAACGACGTGGTCCACGCCGCAGGCCGCCTGCCGTCCGAAGGCTGGAGCGGCCGGCTGTCCTCGGGAGACCCCGAGGCGCCGCAGGGACCCGTCGAGGCCTTCCTGGCGGCCATGGCGGTCCAGCTTCGGGCCCGCGCCGAGCCCACCGACCTGGCGCCCGCCTGCGCCGCTCGCCCGGCCCTTCCGGAGGCCATCGCCGCCGCACGGGCGGTCGCCTCGGCCCTGGCGGACATCGAGGCCCCCCTGCTGGCCCTGACGCGGACGCTGGAGGACCTGCTGGACCAGGGCGCCGAGACCCTTACCGGCGCCGAACGGGGCCGGATCGAGGGCGTGCTGCGGGGCCTGGACCGCCGGGCGCGAATGACCCTGCCCGCCTGGCGCGGCATGCTGTCCACCCTGGACGCCGAGGTGGCGGGCGAGGATCCGGACTTCGTCGACTGGTTCGAGGGGGTGGTGATCAACGGCCGGCTGGCCGACGCCGCCTTCCGCCGTCACTGGGTGGATCCCACCGAGCCCCTGGTCCGCACCGTGCTGGAGCCGGCGCACGGGGTGCTCGTGACCTCCGCCACCCTGACGGACAGCGCCGCAGAGGATCCCTTCGACCTGGCCGAGCTGAGATCGGGCGGCCGCCGGCTGGCCTCGCCGCCGGCCCACCTGCGCCTCGCCTCACCCTTCGACTACGCCGCCTGCGCCCGGGCCTTCGTGGTCACGGACGTGAACAAGAACGACGCCCGCCAGGTCGGGGCCGCCCTGCGGGAGCTGTTCCTGGCGGCGGGCGGCGGCGGGCTGGGCCTGTTCACCGCGATCCGCCGGCTCCGCGCCGTCCATGAGCAGATCGCCGCCGCCCTGGGTGACCGGGGCCTGTCCCTCTACGCCCAGCACGTCGACCCCCTGGAGGTCGGCGCCCTGGTGGACATCTTCAGGGCCGAGCTCGATTCCTGCCTCCTCGGCACGGACGCGGTGCGCGACGGGGTGGACGTGCCCGGCCGCAGCCTGCGCCTGCTGGTCTTCGACCGCGCGCCCTGGCCGCGGCCGGACCTGCTGCACAAGGCGCGCCGGGCCCGCTTCGGGAGCGGCTGGGACGACGCCATCGCCCGGGGCCGGATCGCCCAGGCCTTCGGCCGCCTGATCCGCCGGGCCGACGATCGCGGGGTCTTCGTCATGCTGGACTCCGCCACCCCCACCCGATTGTTCGGCGCCCTGCCGGAGGGCGTGGTCCTGCAGCGCGTCACCCTGGTGGAGGCCCTGGAGGCCACCCGCGACTTCCTCGGCGAGGGCTGA
- a CDS encoding DMT family transporter — protein MSGYAWLGAAIATEIVSTSLLKLSEGFSRPLPSAGAIALVGLSFYCLSQAQKTIPMGIGYALWSGVGILAITAIGWIGFRQKLDFPAVAGITLILAGVLIIRLFSRAEA, from the coding sequence ATGAGCGGCTACGCCTGGCTGGGCGCAGCGATCGCCACCGAGATCGTCAGCACCAGCCTGCTGAAGCTTTCCGAGGGCTTCAGCCGTCCCCTGCCCTCGGCGGGGGCCATCGCCCTCGTGGGCCTGTCGTTCTACTGCCTGTCCCAGGCCCAGAAAACCATTCCCATGGGGATCGGCTACGCCCTCTGGTCGGGGGTCGGCATCCTGGCCATCACCGCCATCGGCTGGATCGGCTTCCGCCAGAAGCTGGACTTTCCCGCCGTGGCCGGGATCACCCTGATCCTGGCCGGCGTTCTGATCATCCGCCTCTTCTCCCGCGCCGAGGCCTGA
- a CDS encoding prephenate/arogenate dehydrogenase family protein, with protein sequence MIYPKLAVVGCGLIGSSVIRAARAAGAVRAVAVADASAAHREQIAALGYADLVTADVAEAVRDADLVVFAVPVQAMGPAAAAAAPALKPGATVTDVGSVKVSVAEALRTAIPASIHLVPGHPIAGTEQSGPASGFAELFRGRWVILTPDADETPAYQEAVARLSDFWTALGAQVDVMDAAHHDLVLAVTSHLPHLIAYNIVGTAADMEEVTQAEVMKYSAGGFRDFTRIAASDPTMWRDIFLANKDAVLEILGRFTEDLQALSRAIRWGEGDKLFELFSRTRDIRRGIIIAGQESAEPNFGRDRTAPPPGPAGS encoded by the coding sequence GTGATCTATCCGAAGCTGGCCGTGGTGGGCTGCGGCCTGATCGGGTCCTCGGTGATCCGCGCGGCGCGGGCGGCCGGAGCCGTGCGCGCCGTGGCCGTCGCCGACGCCAGCGCCGCACATCGCGAGCAGATCGCCGCCCTGGGCTATGCCGACCTCGTCACCGCCGACGTGGCCGAGGCGGTCCGGGACGCCGACCTCGTGGTCTTCGCCGTGCCCGTCCAGGCCATGGGGCCAGCCGCCGCCGCCGCCGCGCCGGCCCTGAAGCCGGGCGCCACCGTCACCGACGTCGGATCGGTGAAGGTCAGCGTGGCCGAGGCCCTTCGCACGGCGATTCCCGCTTCGATCCACCTGGTCCCCGGACATCCGATCGCCGGGACCGAGCAGTCCGGACCCGCCTCAGGCTTTGCCGAACTGTTCCGCGGCCGCTGGGTGATCCTGACCCCGGATGCAGACGAAACCCCTGCCTACCAGGAAGCCGTCGCCCGCCTGAGCGACTTCTGGACCGCCCTCGGCGCCCAGGTCGACGTGATGGACGCCGCCCACCATGACCTTGTGCTCGCGGTGACCAGCCACCTGCCCCACCTGATCGCCTACAACATCGTCGGCACCGCCGCCGACATGGAAGAGGTGACCCAGGCCGAGGTGATGAAGTACTCCGCCGGCGGTTTCCGCGATTTCACCCGGATCGCCGCTTCCGACCCGACCATGTGGCGCGACATCTTCCTGGCCAACAAGGACGCGGTGCTTGAGATCCTGGGCCGGTTCACCGAGGACCTCCAGGCCCTGTCGCGGGCTATCCGCTGGGGCGAGGGGGACAAGCTCTTCGAGCTCTTCTCGCGGACCCGGGACATCCGCCGGGGGATCATCATCGCCGGCCAGGAAAGCGCCGAACCCAACTTCGGGCGCGACCGCACAGCGCCGCCTCCCGGACCGGCGGGATCATGA
- the hisC gene encoding histidinol-phosphate transaminase — protein sequence MTDRPLPKPGILQISPYVPGKAAVEGVAHPLKLSANENILGSSPAAREAFASAIDELHLYPDGRCNALREAIGARYGLEPENLLFGCGSDEIFQLIGQTFIQPGDNAVQGEHGFGAFAIATRAAGGEVRMAREVDLRIDVDEVLDCVDERTRVVWIANPANPTGTVVGGSEIRRLHAALPADVVLVLDGAYAEFAEDPDFEDGVDLVRNASNVIMTRTFSKLHGLAALRVGWAYMPAEMAEAIDRIRLPFNVSIPGQRAAIAALADEDFQARSLELVRTWRPWLAQQLGGLGLETTPSSANFVLARFPQTPGRTAADADAFLSARGLIPRRVTGYGLPDHLRITIGLEEHNRAVIDALADFMGPRP from the coding sequence ATGACCGACCGTCCCCTTCCCAAGCCCGGCATCCTTCAGATCTCGCCCTACGTTCCCGGCAAGGCCGCCGTGGAAGGGGTAGCGCACCCGCTGAAGCTGTCGGCCAACGAGAATATCCTCGGCTCCAGCCCCGCAGCCCGGGAGGCCTTCGCCTCGGCCATCGACGAGCTGCACCTCTATCCGGACGGACGCTGCAACGCCCTGCGCGAGGCCATCGGCGCCCGATACGGACTTGAGCCCGAGAACCTGCTCTTCGGCTGTGGGTCGGACGAGATCTTCCAGCTGATCGGCCAGACCTTCATCCAGCCAGGCGACAACGCCGTCCAGGGCGAGCACGGCTTCGGCGCCTTCGCCATCGCCACCCGCGCCGCGGGGGGCGAGGTGCGCATGGCCCGCGAGGTCGACCTTCGGATCGACGTCGACGAGGTCCTCGACTGCGTCGACGAGCGCACGCGGGTCGTCTGGATCGCCAACCCCGCCAACCCCACCGGCACGGTCGTCGGCGGCTCGGAGATTCGCCGGCTGCACGCCGCCCTCCCTGCCGACGTGGTCCTGGTCCTGGACGGGGCCTACGCCGAATTCGCCGAGGACCCGGACTTCGAGGACGGGGTCGACCTGGTCCGCAACGCCTCGAACGTCATCATGACGCGGACCTTCTCCAAGCTGCACGGCCTGGCCGCCCTGCGGGTGGGCTGGGCATACATGCCCGCGGAGATGGCCGAGGCGATCGACCGCATCCGCCTGCCGTTCAACGTCTCGATCCCCGGCCAGCGCGCGGCCATCGCCGCCCTTGCGGACGAGGATTTCCAGGCGCGCTCCCTCGAGCTGGTCCGCACCTGGCGGCCCTGGCTGGCCCAGCAGCTTGGCGGGCTGGGACTGGAGACCACCCCCTCAAGCGCCAACTTCGTCCTGGCCCGGTTCCCCCAGACCCCCGGCAGGACAGCGGCCGACGCCGACGCCTTCCTCAGCGCCCGGGGCCTGATCCCGCGCCGGGTGACCGGCTATGGCCTGCCCGACCACCTGCGCATCACCATCGGCCTCGAGGAACACAACCGCGCCGTGATTGACGCCCTGGCGGACTTCATGGGGCCGCGCCCGTGA
- a CDS encoding chorismate mutase: MAYRPSLHEPGTSMDASDPKPTARSLEAVRARLDVVDRRLLELIDERAALASEVAAAKAAAGEGGRFALRPPREAEVLRNLLARPRKAAPASLIVRIWRELMSDSLSRQGPYHVSVFGGQTPEGVREAARMRFGAAPPFATASRPEDAIAAARTPGGVAVLALDSRTPWWGRLLAEPTLRVFAALPCLNAWGRPTALAAAEVEIGPTGGDRTYWVTDAPGPPGRLVETLSKDGVAAELMADAGGLRLFELVGYYQSDDERLARAPGRLTGVIGAASAPLDL, from the coding sequence ATGGCCTATCGCCCAAGCCTCCACGAGCCCGGGACCTCCATGGACGCCTCCGACCCCAAGCCGACCGCACGCTCCCTCGAGGCCGTGCGCGCGCGCCTGGACGTGGTCGACCGACGGCTGCTCGAACTGATCGACGAGCGGGCAGCCCTCGCCAGCGAGGTGGCGGCGGCCAAGGCGGCGGCGGGCGAGGGCGGGCGTTTCGCCCTGCGCCCCCCGCGCGAGGCCGAGGTGCTGCGCAACCTGCTCGCCCGTCCCCGCAAGGCCGCCCCGGCGAGCCTCATCGTGCGCATCTGGCGCGAACTGATGAGCGACAGCCTGTCGCGGCAGGGCCCCTACCACGTCTCCGTCTTCGGCGGACAGACGCCCGAAGGCGTGCGTGAAGCCGCCCGCATGCGGTTTGGCGCCGCCCCGCCCTTCGCCACCGCCAGCCGTCCCGAGGACGCCATCGCCGCCGCCCGCACCCCGGGTGGGGTCGCGGTCCTGGCCCTCGACTCCCGCACGCCCTGGTGGGGCCGCCTGCTTGCCGAACCGACCCTGCGGGTCTTCGCCGCCCTGCCCTGCCTGAACGCCTGGGGACGCCCGACAGCCCTGGCCGCCGCCGAGGTGGAGATCGGACCGACCGGCGGGGACCGCACCTACTGGGTCACCGACGCCCCCGGCCCGCCGGGCCGGCTGGTCGAGACCCTCAGCAAGGACGGGGTCGCCGCAGAACTGATGGCCGACGCCGGCGGCCTGCGCCTGTTCGAGCTCGTCGGCTATTACCAGTCGGACGACGAGCGCCTGGCCCGGGCGCCCGGACGCCTGACTGGCGTAATCGGGGCCGCCTCGGCGCCCCTGGACCTCTGA
- a CDS encoding penicillin acylase family protein: MLRRLFLTLVPALALVLAQPAAAAAETPPLGTRLTASATPSKEMLRWREATRRVTIVRDDWGIAHIRGKTDADAVFGMIYAQAEDDFPRIETNYLTALGRLSEAEGEAALMQDLRARLYTDPETLKAQYAKSPPWLRKLMDAWADGLNYYLSMHPQTRPRVLTRFEPWMALSFSEGSIGGDIERISLDDLAELYSDRPRVLASAAPAGLEEPRGSNGIAIGPSRAWGGRPLLLINPHTSFYFRAEQQVTSDAGLNVYGAATWGQFFIYQGFNPRVGWMHTSSGVDSVDEFSVQVINRGGRLTYRYGAEERPVITRTLPVDWRTPQGALVRSTFRVHFTHHGPVVRKAGDRWVAFAMMNRPVEALSQSFLRTRARNFDEFMKATALQGNSSNNTLYADADGVIAYLHPQFVPRRDNRFDYTGTVNGSDPATDWKGLHALSELPAVKSPKGGWVYNTNDWPWTAAGPESPRREAFPRYMDTVGPNPRGANAVQLLEAGQTFTLDSLAQGAFNTRLPAFDQLLPGLEAAWDAAPGAEPLRLKLADDIRLLRGWNRRWSAQSEALTLAVFWGDLLWPEAEAIARKEGLSTWEAMASRIPPRRKLEALSEASDRLQADFGSRRVPWGEVNRFQRRTGEIQQAFSDAAPSLAAPFPSARWGALASFGARRPEGQKRLYGTSGNSFVAVVEFGPRVRARAVTAGGASSSPASRHFTDQAPRYLSGDLRPVYFWPDEIRGHVARTYRPGQ; the protein is encoded by the coding sequence ATGCTCCGCCGCCTGTTCCTGACCCTCGTCCCGGCCCTCGCCCTGGTCCTCGCCCAGCCGGCGGCGGCGGCCGCTGAGACGCCGCCGCTAGGGACGCGGCTCACCGCGTCGGCGACCCCGTCCAAGGAGATGCTGCGCTGGCGCGAGGCGACCCGGCGGGTCACCATCGTCCGGGACGACTGGGGGATCGCCCACATCCGCGGCAAGACCGATGCGGACGCCGTCTTCGGCATGATCTACGCCCAGGCCGAGGATGACTTCCCGCGCATTGAAACCAACTACCTCACCGCCCTGGGACGGCTCTCCGAGGCCGAGGGCGAGGCCGCCCTGATGCAGGACCTGCGGGCCCGCCTCTACACGGACCCGGAAACATTGAAGGCCCAGTACGCCAAGAGCCCGCCCTGGCTGCGCAAGCTGATGGACGCCTGGGCGGACGGCCTGAACTACTACCTGTCCATGCACCCGCAGACCCGCCCGCGGGTCCTGACGCGGTTCGAGCCCTGGATGGCCCTGAGCTTCTCCGAGGGCAGCATCGGCGGCGACATCGAGCGCATCTCCCTCGACGACCTCGCCGAGTTGTACTCCGACCGCCCGAGGGTGCTGGCCAGCGCGGCGCCCGCCGGCCTTGAGGAGCCGCGCGGCTCCAACGGCATCGCCATCGGTCCCTCCCGGGCCTGGGGCGGACGCCCGCTGCTGCTGATCAACCCGCACACCAGCTTCTACTTCCGGGCCGAGCAGCAGGTGACCTCGGACGCCGGCCTCAACGTCTACGGCGCCGCGACCTGGGGCCAGTTCTTCATCTACCAAGGTTTCAACCCCCGTGTCGGCTGGATGCACACCTCCAGTGGCGTGGACTCGGTGGACGAGTTCTCGGTCCAGGTGATCAACCGGGGCGGAAGGCTGACCTACCGATATGGCGCAGAGGAGCGGCCGGTGATCACCCGGACCCTCCCCGTGGACTGGCGGACCCCCCAGGGCGCCCTGGTGCGCAGCACCTTCCGGGTGCACTTCACCCACCATGGGCCTGTCGTCCGAAAGGCGGGGGACCGCTGGGTCGCCTTCGCCATGATGAACCGGCCGGTGGAGGCCCTCAGCCAGTCCTTCCTGCGCACCCGGGCCCGCAACTTCGATGAATTCATGAAGGCGACGGCCCTGCAGGGGAATTCCTCGAACAACACCCTCTATGCCGACGCCGACGGGGTGATCGCCTACCTGCACCCCCAGTTTGTTCCCAGGCGGGACAACCGCTTCGATTACACCGGGACCGTGAATGGGTCGGACCCGGCGACGGACTGGAAGGGGCTGCACGCCCTGTCCGAACTGCCTGCGGTCAAGTCCCCGAAGGGCGGATGGGTCTACAACACCAATGACTGGCCCTGGACCGCGGCCGGGCCGGAAAGCCCGCGGCGCGAGGCCTTCCCCCGCTACATGGACACGGTGGGCCCCAACCCCCGGGGCGCCAACGCCGTCCAGCTGCTCGAGGCGGGCCAGACCTTCACCCTCGACAGCCTGGCCCAGGGCGCGTTCAACACGCGCCTGCCGGCCTTCGACCAGCTGCTTCCGGGGCTGGAGGCGGCCTGGGACGCGGCCCCGGGCGCAGAGCCCCTGCGGCTGAAGCTGGCTGACGACATCCGCCTGCTGAGAGGCTGGAACCGGCGCTGGTCGGCCCAGTCGGAGGCCCTGACCCTGGCGGTCTTCTGGGGTGACCTGCTCTGGCCCGAGGCCGAGGCGATCGCCCGGAAGGAGGGGCTGAGCACATGGGAGGCCATGGCCAGCCGGATCCCGCCGCGCCGCAAGCTCGAGGCCCTCTCGGAAGCCTCCGACCGCCTGCAGGCCGACTTCGGGAGCCGCAGGGTTCCCTGGGGCGAGGTCAACCGCTTCCAGCGCCGCACCGGCGAAATCCAGCAGGCCTTCAGCGACGCTGCGCCGAGCCTGGCGGCCCCCTTCCCCTCGGCGCGCTGGGGGGCCCTCGCCTCGTTCGGCGCCCGCCGGCCGGAGGGCCAGAAGCGGCTCTACGGGACCAGCGGCAACAGCTTCGTGGCCGTGGTGGAGTTCGGGCCGCGGGTGCGGGCCCGGGCCGTGACTGCGGGCGGGGCCTCCAGCTCGCCCGCCTCCAGGCACTTCACCGACCAGGCGCCCCGCTACCTGAGCGGCGACCTGCGACCCGTCTATTTCTGGCCGGATGAGATCCGGGGTCATGTGGCCCGAACCTACCGCCCCGGCCAATAG